A window of Enoplosus armatus isolate fEnoArm2 chromosome 3, fEnoArm2.hap1, whole genome shotgun sequence contains these coding sequences:
- the LOC139283112 gene encoding caveolin-2-like — protein sequence MTTAVNQAETQLNLLEMEDQRSKDKRPAGELMEVTVDVQSEDLNSTHSDTRPLIHDRDPKRVNKSLKVTFEDVIAEPPSVRSFDKVWLWSHALFEVSRLWCYRFISLLLAVPVSLAAGLLFAVLSCLHIWLIMPCVQLLLINMHWVQTVWGSILKILISPVFTSIGKCCGQITIHLAKDEDR from the exons ATGACCACAGCAGTCAACCAAGCCGAGACACAGCTCAACTTATTGGAAATGGAGGACCAGAGATCAAAAGACAAGAGACCAGCGGGGGAACTGATGGAAGTCACAGTGGATGTACAATCTGAAGATCTGAATTCCACCCACAGTGACACAAGGCCTCTGATCCACGACAGGGATCCCAAAAGAGTCAACAAGAGTCTAAAG gTCACGTTTGAGGATGTGATTGCAGAGCCTCCCTCTGTGCGGAGCTTTGATAAAGTGTGGCTGTGGAGTCACGCCCTGTTTGAGGTGTCCAGACTGTGGTGCTACCGcttcatctccctccttctgGCAGTGCCGGTCTCACTGGCAGCAGGACTCCTCTTTGCTGTGCTCAGCTGTCTTCACATCTG GTTGATCATGCCCTGTGTGCAGCTCCTTCTCATCAACATGCACTGGGTCCAGACTGTGTGGGGCAGCATACTGAAAATTCTCATCAGCCCCGTCTTCACCAGTATTGGAAAGTGCTGTGGTCAAATCACCATCCATCTGGCAAAAGATGAAGACAGatag